A single window of Vigna unguiculata cultivar IT97K-499-35 chromosome 1, ASM411807v1, whole genome shotgun sequence DNA harbors:
- the LOC114188063 gene encoding uncharacterized protein LOC114188063, which produces MPFGVTNAPAIFMDYMNRIFRPYLDQFVVVFIDNILIYSENKEEHADHLRMVLEVLREHKLYGKLSKCEFWLDEVQFLGHVISAQGISVDPAKIETMLKWETVTEVRSFLGLAGYYRRFVEGFSKMVSPLTQLTKKDQPFSWTDECEVCFEDMKRRLTTAPILAIPNTAKMFEVYYDASY; this is translated from the coding sequence atGCCGTTTGGGGTGACGAATGCGCCAGCTatattcatggactacatgaataggATATTTCGGCCGTATCTAGATCAGtttgttgttgtatttataGACAACATACTGATATATTCTGAGAATAAAGAAGAACACGCAGATCATCTGCGAATGGTATTAGAGGTACTCAGGGAGCATAAGCTTTATGGGAAGTTATCAAAGTGTGAGTTTTGGCTCGATGAGGTGCAGTTCTTGGGCCATGTAATCTCAGCTCAAGGAATCTCGGTGGACCCAGCAAAGATTGAAACGATGTTGAAGTGGGAAACTGTGACTGAGGTGAGAAGCTTCTTGGGCCTGGCAGGGTATTACAGGCGCTTTGTGGAAGGgttctccaagatggtgagtccattGACTCAACTCACCAAGAAGGACCAACCTTTTTCTTGGACAGACGAGTGCGAGGTCTGTTTTGAGGATATGAAGAGAAGATTGACCACTGCACCAATCTTAGCTATCCCAAATACAGCCAAGATGTTTGAGGTGTACTACGATGCTTCATACTAG